The proteins below are encoded in one region of Telopea speciosissima isolate NSW1024214 ecotype Mountain lineage chromosome 10, Tspe_v1, whole genome shotgun sequence:
- the LOC122641777 gene encoding probable inactive purple acid phosphatase 16, producing MAMARNRFIVLSFAFIAILLGFIVAIAIGRESPQKSSILQTMAPKPLQFSPNSSFKIALFADLHYGENAWTDWGPRQDVNSNRVMSTVLDLENPDFVVYLGDLVTANNLPIANASLYWDMAISPTRARRIPWASLFGNHDDMPFEWPIDWFSASGVPQLRCPPPSTCLTSGEESCSFKGTQRVELMKNEIIQNNGSSYSINGPKDLWPSVSNYVLQVSSSHDPKSPVAFLYFLDSGGGSYPEIISNAQVKWFQNLSQELNPQSRVPEIIFWHIPSEAYKEVAPKSGIQKPCVGSINLEAVAPQESEMGMMDFLVNRTSVKAVFVGHNHGLDWCCPYNKLWLCYARHTGYGGYGNWLRGARILEMTQQPFSLKSWIRMEDGVTHSEVVLSS from the exons ATGGCAATGGCTCGAAATCGATTCATAGTCTTGTCGTTCGCATTCATTGCAATACTCCTTGGATTCATCGTCGCCATTGCCATTGGCCGTGAAAGCCCACAGAAGAGCAGCATCCTTCAAACGATGGCCCCAAAACCCCTCCAATTCTCGCCGAACTCTTCATTCAAGATTGCGTTATTCGCAGACCTCCATTACGGAGAGAACGCATGGACTGATTGGGGTCCTCGCCAAGACGTCAATTCCAATAGAGTCATGTCCACAGTACTCGACCTCGAAAACCCAG ATTTTGTAGTTTATCTCGGAGATTTAGTGACAGCCAACAATCTACCTATCGCAAACGCAAGCTTGTACTGGGATATGGCAATCTCTCCAACCAGAGCAAGAAGGATTCCATGGGCATCATTGTTTGGGAACCACGACGACATGCCTTTTGAATGGCCAATCGATTGGTTCTCGGCCTCTGGAGTTCCTCAACTTCGTTGCCCACCTCCTTCGACTTGTCTAACTTCAG GAGAAGAATCGTGCAGCTTCAAAGGGACACAGCGCGTGGAACTGATGAAGAATGAAATAATACAGAACAACGGGTCATCTTATTCTATAAATGGGCCTAAAGATCTTTGGCCTAGTGTATCCAACTATGTACTCCAGGTCTCTTCATCCCACGATCCAAAATCACCTGTGGCTTTTCTCTACTTCCTGGATTCTGGTGGTGGTTCCTACCCGGAAATCATATCAAACGCTCAAGTAAAATGGTTTCAGAATTTATCACAGGAGCTCAACCCTCAGTCAAG GGTGCCTGAGATAATTTTTTGGCATATACCAAGTGAGGCTTATAAAGAGGTTGCTCCAAAGTCTGGAATACAAAAGCCTTGTGTGGGTTCCATTAACTTAGAGGCAGTTGCTCCTCAAGAATCTGAAATGGGGATGATGGATTTTCTTGTAAATAGAACTTCTGTCAAG GCTGTGTTTGTTGGTCACAACCATGGATTAGATTGGTGCTGCCCTTACAACAAGCTTTGGCTGTGCTATGCTCGGCATACTGGTTATGGTGGTTATGGGAACTGGCTTAGGGGAGCAAGAATTCTTGAGATGACTCAACAACCTTTCTCACTCAAGTCATGGATAAGGATGGAGGATGGTGTTACGCATAGTGAGGTTGTCTTGAGTTCTTGA